One Corvus moneduloides isolate bCorMon1 chromosome Z, bCorMon1.pri, whole genome shotgun sequence genomic window carries:
- the FAM189A2 gene encoding protein FAM189A2 isoform X1 — translation MMLLVNLFILLSMICVLLNLTGLILGCQGIQFVSGVPRCDLMNMDENKICFCCEELHLTECTEVEAVLKLYHVKSCSAAHLLLKKVLLALSVLNAVTATVCFLAAALHYLQILASRRSCIDESQIEDQDHILDPDDFVPPVPPPSYFATLNSCTPQTSNSTLVSDMISLPYIYGTRIKGVEVFCRLDPPPPYETAWSSNSSKQGGAPQINGMEDVDSGEVTDRQSSQAEETQEPSSRVSLSPSNASCVPAGMNSRAFNPLRKRSKSDPVLLHCQLPQGTVLSCETATLNDLNPLNAVTLRNSSKARALRARPQSLVDYKSYMDTKRRVAWILEQSSCSMSPDIHDLVENIKSVLKSDEKHMAEAVTSATFLEQVMAPAQQAMSLRVHVLPFRLHPGLLYLENCGDLSTFTTEGEQLAERSQRAEHERPHSLIGVVRETVL, via the exons aTGAATATGGATGAGAACAAGATTTGTTTCTGCTGTGAAGAACTTCATCTCACTGAATGCACAGAAGTAGAGGCTGTATTGAAGCTATACCATGTGAAGTCATGCAGTGCTGCTCACCTTCTTCTCAAG AAAGTTCTTTTAGCTCTTAGTGTCCTGAATGCTGTCACTGCCACAGTCTGCTTCTTAGCGGCTGCCCTGCATTACTTACAGATACTTGCATCAAGAAGATCCTGCATA GACGAATCTCAGATTGAAGACCAAGATCACATTTTGGATCCCGATGATTTTGTCCCACCTGTCCCACCTCCCTCCTATTTTGCAACTCTTAATTCTTGTACGCCACAAACAAGTAACAG CACACTTGTCTCTGACATGATTTCACTGCCCTATATTTATGGAACACGAATCAAAGGGGTTGAAGTGTTCTGCCGTCTGGACCCACCTCCACCTTATGAAACTGCATGGAGCTCAAACAGCTCTAAGCAG GGAGGCGCACCTCAAATAAATGGCATGGAAGATGTTGATTCAGGGGAAGTAACTGACAGGCAGTCCTCTCAAG CTGAAGAAACTCAGGAGCCTTCCAGCAGAGTGAGTCTTTCCCCTTCAAATGCCAGCTGTGTGCCTGCAGGAATGAACAGCAGAGCCTTCAATCCCTTGCGGAAACGATCTAAAAGTGACCCTGTGCTTCTGCACTGCCAGCTGCCTCAAG GGACAGTGCTCAGCTGTGAAACTGCAACACTCAATGACTTAAATCCACTGAATGCTGTCACCCTGCGTAACAGTTCAAAAGCAAGAGCTTTGAGGGCAAGACCCCAATCTCTGGTAGACTATAAGTCTTACATGGACACTAAACGGCGTGTGGCGTGGATCCTTGAGCAGTCCTCCTGCAGCATGAGCCCAGACATACATGACCTGGTGGAAAATAtcaaatctgttttaaaatcagatgAGAAACATATGGCAGAAGCTGTCACCAGTGCCACTTTCCTTGAGCAG gtgaTGGCACCTGCCCAGCAAGCCATGTCATTGAGAGTCCATGTGTTACCTTTCAGACTGCATCCTGGATTGCTGTACCTGGAGAACTGTGGTGATCTGAGTACTTTCACCACAGAGGGAGAACAGTTGGCAGAGAGAAGCCAAAGAGCAGAACATGAACGGCCTCACAGTCTTATTGGTGTTGTCAGGGAAACTGTACTTTGA